The Deltaproteobacteria bacterium genomic interval GAAGAGGGGTTGTGGGTCTCCGACCACCTCAACCACCGGCTCCTCCGGTTTCCGATCGACTTCACAGCCAATCTCCAGTCTCCGGAGGTCCCTCGGTGTGTTGATGACAATAATGTCCCCCTGAACAACGACACGGGAACCCCCCTTTGTCCTGTGGCAGACCGGGTCCTTGGCTTCGAAAATTTTACACAGAAAAATCAGGACCTTTTCCCGGAAGGAACCCTCTACCGGCTCAACAAGACCCTGACGCTTTCCGCCGCGACAGCGCCTCCTGTAGGGTGCCGACTCTTCGTGGCTGTCGCCAACTCGAGTGTGCGCGAGTTCAACCTCTGTGAAGAAGGGAATAACCTCACGGCCGTCGGGCTGATCGGCCAGCCCCGTTATGATTCCCGTGGAACCAATCATGCCCTTCCCTCAGCCTCGCTCATCAACAGTGCCCACGGTATCTGGGCCGACAGGAAAGGGGTTTGGATTACCGATCCGGAAAACCATCGGGTGATCGGTTACAAGGGAATTCCCCTCTTCTCCGGGGCCAAGGCCTCCTTTGTCCTGGGACAGGCGGATTTTGAAAAAGACCTCTCCCAACAAGGGGAGGCCTCCCCCAACCGGGAGACGATGGTTTTTCCCCAATCGGTCGCGGCCGATAATTCACGGATCTATGTGGCTGGCGGCAATAACCGAGTCCTCATCTGGGGGAGAGACCCAACCACAGGGGCCCCCAGTGGCCCCCCTCAGATCCTCGGTCAGTCCAGTCCGACCGACGCGGCCGACCCTCCCCTGACCAACCCGACCTGCGGGCGGTTCAGCCCAAGTTCCGTGGTGAGTGACGGCCGACAGCTCTGGGTGATGGATACCGGAAAATACCAAGGCGACCCCACCAAAAGACGCTACCGGGTCTTGGGTTTCAGTCTGGAATCATTCAATACCCTCCCGCCTGAGGGGGGGCTTCTTACAGCCACCCGCCTCTTCGGGGAAAGGGATTGCACCACCACCGGCTCGGGGAGATTCTATATCCCGAGGCATGCCTTTTCGGATGGGACACGTTTGCTGATCAGCGACACCCCCAACCACCGGGTCTTCTATTATGAAACTATCCCCGAAGACCCGATGGCCCTCCCCACGGCGACGATCGGCGTCGCCAATCCGGACGGCCGACCGACCGCCTTTTCACTCAATCTCCCGGATTCGGCCGTCTTCTGGAAAAATCTGATCTTCGTCGCGGATAGTGGAAACCACCGGATTCTTGTCTTTCAGAAGCCGGCGGCTGACAGGCCGAGCGCCATTGCGGTCCTAGGTCAGGACAACATGACCTTGAACTTCACCAACGGGAACAGACCGCTCTCCGGAGACGGCTTCGCCTGGCCCCGACGCCTCTGGATCGAGGGAAACCTCCTTTTCATCGCCGATAATGGCAACCAGCGGGTGGTCGTCAAAAATATCGAAGAGTTATTAAGCAGGTACGGAACGGAGTGAGGCGACCAGTTCTTCAAACTGCCGGAAGTTGAGCGATTGGTACCCATCGGAAAGGGCCTTGGCCGGTTCCTTGTGGACTTCAACGATAATCCCATCGGCCCCGACGGCGATCGCGGCCCGGGAGAGGGGGGGCACCAAACTGCTTTTGCCGGTCCCATGGGAAGGGTCAACGATGATCGGGAGGTGAGAGACCTCCTTGATATAGGCCACCGCATTCAGGTCGAGCGTATTCCGGGTGGCGGTCTCAAAGGTCCGAATCCCCCTTTCACAAAGGACCACCTGCTGATTGCCACCCGCCAGGATATATTCTGCCGCTAAAAGAAATTCCTCGATCGTCGCCGCCATCCCCCTTTTGAGCAGGACCGGTTTTTTGATTTTACCCAACCGTTGAAGCATCTCAAAGTTTTGCATGTTCCTGGCCCCGACCTGGATCATATCGGCATGGGCGACTACCTCATCAAAATATTCCAGATGCAAAAGTTCCGTGACCACCGAGATCTTGTGCCGGTGGGCCCCCTTCTGGAGAATTTTTAACCCCTCCACCCCCTTCCCTTGAAAGGCGTAGGGGGAGGTTCTTGGTTTGAAGGCACCGCCCCGCATCGCCTTGACCCCCAGCCTGGAAAGAAATTCGGCCGTCTCCTCCACCTGCTGTTCCGACTCAACACTGCAAGGACCGGCAATAATGACAGGTTGGTTTTTTCCACCAAAGACCGCCCCATGGGGCAACTTGACCGTGGTATCCTCGGCCTTCCATTCCCGCGAGACCAACTTGTACGGCTTGGTGACATGGATAATCTCTTTGACCGCATCATTCGGCGGAATTGTCGATTCATCGATGTAACCGGTATTCCCGCGGATCCCGATCGCCACCCTCTCGGACCCCGGGAGAAAGTCGGGCTTGTGCCCTGCCCGCTTGAGGTTCTCCATGATCTCATCGATCTGGGCCTGGGTGGCATCTTTTTTGAGGACAATGAGCATGAGGGTCTTTTCGTATTTGAAAGATGCGAAGATCTCAAGTATGAAATAAAATGAACTTTAAGGAGGTTTCTATGGATCAAACCAATGCCGTTCTTTACCAGAGAAAAGGAACCGTCGCCGAAATCACGCTCAACCGTCCCGAGTCACTCAACGCGATGAACCTCGCCCTCATTGAGGGTTTGTTTCAGGCAGTAAAAAAGGCTGAAGAGGAAAAAGGACTTCGTCTGGTTGTTCTCAAGGGAAGCGGTCGTTGTTTTTGCGCCGGGGGGGATATCAAGTTTTTCAGGTCCCAATTGGAATCGGAGACCCCGGTCAACAAAGAGATGCCCGACCGACTCCACACCATGATTGAAAAACTAAGGGCGCTCCCTCTGCCTGTTTTGGCCTCTATCCATGGTTCGGCCGGAGGGGCAGGAACGAGTCTGGCACTCGCCTGTGATCTCGTCGTCTGCGCCGATGATGTGAAGTTCAATCTTGCCTACTGCCGGATCGGTCTTTCACCGGATGGAGGATCCACCTATTTTCTCCCCCGTCATGTTGGGCTTAAAAAGGCGATGGAGATTTTTTTGGCGAGCCAGAACCTGACAGCCCAAGAGGCCCTCGCCCTGGGTTTGATCAATAAAATTGTCCCGGCCGCCGATCTTCAAAAAACAACCGAGACCATCGCCGAGATCATTTCTTTGGGGGCGACAGAGGCCTTCGCCCGGACAAAAAAACTCCTGAACGCCAGTTTTCACAACAGCCTTCACAACCAGCTCTCGCTGGAATCAGAGATGATTGTCGAATCGGCCCGGACCCATGACTTTCGCGAAGGGGTCACCGCGTTTCTTGAAAAGAGGATGCCTGAGTTTAAAGGAAATTAATCTTAACAAACAGTCAAAGCTTTCTTGAGATCAAGGACTAAATCGTCCGCATCCTCAAGACCGATCGATAGCCGGATCCCCCCCGGTTCGATCCCCTTTTTGGTTTTTTCTTTTTCCGGCAAGGCCGAGTGGGTCATCGAAAACGGATTTTCAATCAAGGTCCGGATCTGTCCGAGACTGACAGCGAGCGTAATCGTGTAGGCCTTTCGGGCCACATGATCGATAAACTTCTCTGCGGCCTCGTTCCCTCCCTTTGTGGGTGAACCACCCTTGGGTGAACCACCCTTGGGTGAATCACCCTTCTCCTTCAAGACAAAATAGATCATACTCCCGGGGGCAAATCGCCCTTCGTAATCGGTCATCTGTCGCTGGGCCAGTTTGTATTGCGGAAAACTCTTGAGCCCCGGGTAAGAGACCCTGGCGACCTTTGGGTGATTTTCCAAAAAAGAGGCGATCTTGAGCGCCGTCTCCTCCTGTTTTTTCATCCGGAGCTGGAGCGTCGGCAGACCATAAACAAGGATCGGCCAGGCACTTTTGGGAGAGATCACAGCCCCAAAATCTTTTCGAAACAGAAAGAGCGGGCTTTCATATTTTTCGGACGTCATCACCGCCCCCCCCATGTCGGTCCCGAACCCACCAATATCCTTCGTTAAACTGTGGACAACGATATCGGCTCCCATCTCCAGCGGCCTCTGGCAAAACGGTGTGGCAAAGGTGTTGTCGATCACCATACTGATTCTCTCCCTCTCATCCCGCTTGGCATTGGCCCGGTTAATCACCTCGCGAATCTTCCTGATGTCGATCAGTTGAAGGTTGGGGTTGATCGGGGTTTCAAAATAGACGACACGGGTCTTGGGGGTGATCCTTTTTTCAAACGAATCTTTGGTCAGATTGGCAAAACGTGTCTTGATTCCAAACCTCGGCAACCAGTTGGTTAGCAGACTGTAAGTACAACCGTAAAGGATCTCATGCGCCAGAACTTCATCCCCCGCTTTTAGTAAAATACAGCAGGCGGCGGAAACAGCCGCCATGCCGGAAGAAAAGGTGACCGCAATTTCAGACCCTTCGGCATACGCCAGATTTTCTTCCAGCAACCCCCGCGTTGGTTCATCCAAACGGTCATAGATGTAGATCGGCACCTCTCTTTTTTTATGGAGATGGTCACAGGCAAATTCAAAGAACCCCTTGGCCCCCCGTTGCGAGGTGTCCAGACGGAAGGCGGCCGAGGAGGTAATCGGAGGAATGACATGATGTTTGTACTCCCACTTGTCGGTATGAAACTTGCCATGAATCAGGTGAGTCGACTTTTTGTAGTTGGCCAAGTCCGACAGGTCTTTTTTTTCACGTGCCATAAGGATCAGTCCATCCTAGTCTGTTTTTTTAATTTGTCCAGAATCGCGCTCGCCAGGTGAGGAATTGTGGCCTGGCGCGGCTGGATAATCCTGGAAAATCCGGCCTTTCGAACGGTTCGTGTCGTCAAGGGGCCGATGGAGGCGACCGGAATACTCTTGGCGAGGTGAAAATGGGATTTCCCCAACAATCTCGAAAAATTTTCAACCGTCGCTGAACTGGCGAAAGTAAGACAGTCGATCGGAGGCTTGGTCATCAGTTGAACCAGTTCTCTTCGCCGATGAACGGGAAATTTCATCCGGTAGGCCGCTACCTCGGTGACCCTGGCCCCCATTTTTTTTAATTTTTCAGGCAGGAGGACTCTCGCCACCTCGGCCCTTGCCACCAAGACTGTTTTCCCTTTCAGGGGATGTCGGCTCATCGCCCGAAGAAGCCCTTCGGCTCTGTACTCCTCGGCAACGGCACTCACCTTGAGATGAAATTTTTCGATGGCCTTGGCCGTTGCCGGGCCAACCGCCGCAAAACGGATTCCGGCAAGATCCCGAATATCTTTTTTCAGATGAACCCAACGGTCAAAAAAGGCCTGAACCCCATTCACGCTGGTCCAGAGAACCCAATCGAATCTTCGGATATTCCGGATCGCCTTGTCTAACGCCTTAAAATTTTTCGGCGGCCGGATCTCAATCGCCGGGAATTCAACAACGTCAGCCCCTTCCGCCGAAAGGAGTCGGGAGAGTTCACCGGCCTGACTCCGAGGCCGGGTGACCAGAATCCTCCTGCCAAAGAGCGGTTTTTTCTCAAACCAGTTTATTTTCCTGCGGAGATTCACAACGGAACCGACAATAATCACGGTCGGCGGTTTGATCTTGGCCCGAAACACCTCTCCAGCAATGCTGGCTAACGTCCCAACAACAACCCTTTGCCGGGAAAGGGTCCCCCATTCGACAACAGCAGTGGGTGTCTTCGGATCCCGGCCCGCCCCCACCAATTTTCGGGCGATCTCTGCCAGATTTCTCCAACCCATCAGAAAGACCACCGTGCCGATCCTGGCGAGGGCCTTCCAATCCGGAGGTGAGGCCCCTTGTTCATCCTTTTCATGACCCGTCACAAAGGCAACATCCGAGACAAAATCGCGGTGGGTCACCGGGATGCCGGCGTAGGCCGGGACGGCGATGGCCGACGTCACCCCGGGCACTACCTCGAAGGGGACCCCGGCTTCAGCCAACGCCTCTGCCTCTTCCCCTCCGCGACCGAAGACAAAAGGGTCTCCCCCCTTCAGCCGAACGACAATTTTGCCGCGACGGGCCTCCCGCACCAAAAGGGCATTGATCCCTTCCTGCGATTGCGAATGAAAAGCCCCTTTTTTGCCAACGTAGACCATTTTTGCCAGGGGGGGGACATTCTGAAGAAGCGAACGATTTGCCAGATGATCGTAGACCACAACGGCCGCCTTCTTCAGGCATTCGAGCCCCTTCACCGTGATGAGTCCCGGATCACCCGGCCCGGCCCCGACCAGACAAACCTTTCCTTTATTCTTCTTCATCACGGCAACTTTTTAAAATTTCCTTGGCCCCCTTGGCCAGGAGCGAACGCCCCATCTGCCTCCCAAGGGAGACCGGATCCTTCACAAACCCGGTCACCTGATCCCGGATCAACTCCCGCCCGTCGGGAGAGGCCACAAGCCCGGTCAGTTCCATCGCCAGGCCGTTTGGTTCGGCATAACCGGCAATCGGTGATTGACAATCCCCCCCCAGCTCCTTGAGAAAGCTCCTTTCCGCCAAGAGACAGGCCTCAGTCACCGGGTCATTGAGGGAACGGGCCAATGACTCCGCCTCCGGGTCCCCCACCCTTCCCTCAATACCGATCACCCCCTGCCCTACCGCCGGAATCATCAAGGTTGTCGGGAGATACTCCCGAATTTTTGCAGTGAAACCGAGCCGGATCAACCCGGCTGCCGCCAAAATCATGGCGTCACAACCCCCTTTGCCGATCTTGCGCAGGCGGGTCTCCACATTCCCCCGGACCGGAACGATTTTGAAATCGGGACGGAAATTCTTGAGCTGGGCCTGACGGCGAAGCGAACCGGTGCCGATCACCGATCGTCGCGGAAGCCCCAGGATCGAATCGTACTTTTTGGAGACAAAGACATCCCGAGGGTCCTCCCGCTTGAGAACGCCAAAGATCTGAAGTTCATCAGGGAGATCAATCGGGAGATCCTTCATGCTGTGAACCGCCAGATCAATCTTGCCGGCGAGCAGGGCCTCTTCAATCTCCTTGATAAAAAGCCCCTTGCCCCCTATTTTGGCCAAAGAGGCCTTTTTAAGCTTATCGCCGCTGGTCTTGATCGCCCTGATGGAAATCTTAAGCCCTAGGTGTTTGGCCTGAAGACCCTTCTGGACAAAGTGGGCCTGCCAGAGGGCCAACGGGCTGCCACGCGTGCCGATAATGAGAGGACGGAAGGCCACGGAAGAGGTCTCTAGCATGAACCCGCTAAAAGGAAAACAAAATTGGAAACGGCTTCAGGCCCGCTGAAATGAAAGGACAAAGAGGGTCCCTTTGCCGGGACTGCTCTGGACCTTGATCTCCCCCTTATTTTTCTCCAAAAGCTGTTTGGAGATCGTCAGGCCAAGACCGGTCCCTTTTGGCTTGGTGGAAAAGAGGGGCTGGAAAATTTTGGAGATCGTTTCCTCCGTCATCCCCAACCCACCGTCTTTAAACTGAACAAGCGCCCTCGGGCCGTCGGAAAGGGTCTTGACCTCCAGTCCTCCCCCTTCCGGCATCGCTTCAATCGCATTAAGAATCAGATTGATAAAGACCTGCTTCAATTGGCCGGGATCGGCGTTGACGACAGGGGTCGCGGGATCCAGATGACAGAGGACCTGAACAGAGATTGGCGGCCTCGCCTGATCGAGGCTCTCCTCCACCAGGCGGTTCAGCGAAACCACCTGCGGCACCGCCTCCTTGTCGCGGGCAAAATGGAGCAGATTTTCGACAATCTGGTCAGAAGCGGCCACCTGACGGACAATCATGTCCAGATATTCCTTGTTTTTTCCTTCCTCCTTCCCGAGGCCGGAAAGCTTGAGAACGGAAACAGCATTTTGTAAAACCATAAAGGGAGTCCTGAGTTCATGGGCGATCGAGCTGGCCAACTGCCCAATCGCCACAAACCGTTCAGAGCGAACAAGTTCTTCCTCATCCGCAACCAACCGCTGGATCATCCGGTTCCGAACACGGATGACTTCCCCCAGCTCATCGGGGGGAATTTCCCCCTCAGGGATCAGCGACTCTCTCAGCCGGCCGGCGGTGACCTGACGGTCTTTTTCACGAAGGAGGGTAATCGGCCTTAGAAGACTGCTAGCGACATTCCTGTTAACAACATAAACGGCCAGGGCTGTTGTCAAGCTGATCACCACCACAAAGATGACAAGCCTGTAGAAAGGGGAGAGAAAAGAAAAATTGGCAAAAGAGAGCGGCTCGTTGGTCCCGAGGGTCACCAGAACGATCACCAAAAGAAAGAGAACGAGGGGAGCCACTCCGGCCAAAAGGAAGGTGATCAGAAACCGGAAAGAAATCTCTTTAGCAAATCTCCTTTTGAGTTTTTTAAACATGAGGAGATTCCATCACAAAACGAGGCCTCACTTCCTGGATGTCATCGCCTGCCAGTCTTCAGGCGTCAACTGGCTCGCCCAGTTAAATTGGCCAGCCCCCTGGAGCCATTCTCCCCCATCGATCGTCACAATTTCTCCGTTGATATAGGCGGCATAGGGGGAAATGAGGTACGCGGCCAGATCGGCCAGTTCTTCGTGCCGACCCAGACGACGAAGAGGGATCCGCTGGAGCATCTTTTCTTCAACCCCCGGGGGGACAAGATTTTTCCAGGCCCCTTCGGTGTGAAACGGACCTGGGGCAATCGCATTGAGACGGATCTTGTATCGGGCCCACTCGACCGCGAGCGACTGGGTCATGGCGGCCACCCCCGCCTTGCCACAGGCGGAAGGGACCACGTAGGCCGAGCCGGTCCAAACATACGTCGTAACGATGCTCAAAATCCGGCCGCCGCGGCCTGACTCAATCATCTTTCGACCGGCCGCCAAGGTGCAGTTGAAACTTCCATGGAGAACGATCCCAACAACGGCATTGAAGGCATTGTAAGAGAGCATCTCGGTCGGGCACAAAAAGTTTCCGGCGGCGTTGTTGATCAATACATCGATCCGACCCATCTCCTTCATGGTCTTCTCGACCATTGCCTCGACCTCTTCCGGCTTGCGGATATCACAAGGGATGGTAAGGACCTGAGGCGCGTGCCCGAAGCGGGCCCCCCTTTGTTTCATCTCGGCGCCGGCCTTTTCAAGATTTTCCTTCTTTCGGCTGGTCAGAACCAGCGAGGCGCCCAGCTCCGCGAAACGGAGCCCCATCGAACGGCCAAGACCGGTGCCGCCCCCTGTGATGATCACCACTTCCCCCTTGAGAAAGGGCTCCTTAAACATAGAGATTATCCGGGACCGCCGGCTTTACCGCCCCCTTCCGGGGAGAATTCGCCGCTACTTCAGGTTCCTTCTCGAGGCACTCTTTCACAAACCGGCCGGCCTGTTCAAGAAGTTTTTCGGCAATTTCTTCGGTCGGTTTTTCCTTCCGCAGATGCTGGAGTTGCTGATGAAATTTTTTCCACTGCGGGAGCAGTCCCGTCCTGACAAAATGATTTTCAAACTCGTGGGTCGTCTCAACATCATTGAAGGTCTGTACCAGACGATAATAAAGGAGGCCATCCGCCGCCTTGACGATCGCCTCGTACGCCTTATCGGCCGCCTCTTCAAATTTTCCATGACCCAAAAGGGCCTTCGCGGTAGCCAAAGAGGTCTCGCCACCTGCGACCTTCGGGACAACATCGGCCACCGTCTGCCCCGCACACTCCCCGATCACCCCCTTCTGCAAGGCAAACTCTTCTTTTCCTTCCCAATCGGTATAAAAATCGGGCCGTTTTTCATAAGGGGGAATCTTGGTCAGATCCTCGAGGAGCGTCACTATCGTTTCTTTTCCAAGATGGTCATAATATTGACTGAAGGATTCCTTCGGTTTTTTATTCTTTAAAAAATGCTGGATCAGACGAACGACGGCCTCAGGGATATTCTTGGAGGGGATCTGGCAGATCGGCGTGGCAACCACCATCTCACGGCCGAAACTTCCCCCCAGCATCAGCTGAAAAGCAGGGACAACATGGCCATCGACTGAAATCCCGCCGCCGTAAAAACCGAGACTTGCAAGATGGTGTTGCCCGCAGGAATTGGGGCAACCGCTGATCTTGATCCTTAAACTGCGGGCGGCGGCATTAATCGCCCCATCCTCCTTATAGAGACGCTCTTCCAACACCCGGGCAAGCCCCATGGAGGAGGAGATCCCCAGACGGCAGGTATCGGTCCCGGGGCAGGCGGTAATGTCATAAACCGTCTGGGCATCTTTTTTGACCAGCCCTATTTTTTCTAATCCTTCATAGAGAGCGGGCAGGTCCTGATCGCGAACCCAACGGATCAGGAGATTTTGGTGGACCATCGTCCGGACCTTCCCGCCGGCATAACAGCGCAAGAGGAGTGCCAGGGGACGCATTTGCCTGGGCAAGATATCTCCCGTCGTCAGACGGATCTCAACCATGGAATATCCCTTTTGCTTCTGCGGCCAGACGTTTGTCTTCTTCCAGGCCAAGAAATCCCCCCCACCCCCCTTTGACAAAGGGGGAGAGCCTTCATCAATCTTCGGAGGCTCCTCAACCCAATCATCAAGATGTTTGAGATACTCATTCCATTCCGGAGGAACTTCCAGGCTCTTCCGTTCCTCTTCGACAAGTCTCTTGAACTGATCAAACCCAAACTTTTCAATCAGAAATTTCATCCTCGCCTTCATCCGGACCTTCCGTTCCCCGTACCGGTCAAAGACCCTGATGATTGACTCCCCAAACGGAATTATTTCTTCTTCCGCTAGAAAGTCGTAAAAAAGTTTGGCGACCCTGGGGCTCGAACCAAGACCACCTCCTGTGTAGACCTTGAATCCCCTTTTCTCCCGGCCCCCCACTTTCTGGACACAGGCAATGAAACCGATCTCATGGAGCATCGGCAGTGCGGTCATCACCCCACCGCCGTCAAAGGCGACCTTGAATTTTCTTCCAAGATTCTGGCAAATCGGGTTTCGGATCATATGCGCCGCAAAGGCCGCCATGTAAGGGGTCACATCAAAAACTTCCTCGGGATCGACGCCGGCGCTTGGAGAGGCGGTTACATTCCGCACCGTATTGCCGCAGGCCTCACGGGTGGTAATCCCGACGGCGGCCAGCTTTCTCATCAACATCGGCACATTTTCCAATTTCACATAATGGATCTGAATGTCCTGCCGGGTGGTGATATGGGCGTTGTTGTGACCGATCGTTTCGGCAAGATCGGCCAGGCATTCCATCTGGTCGGCATTCAAAAGACCGCCGGGGATCTTGATCCGGACCATCTGGACCCCTTCCTGCCTCTGCCCATAGATGCCATGCTGGAGACGGAATTTCTGAAAGGTGTCCTGACTGACCTCCCCGGCCCTGAACTTCTTGACCATCGCCTCAAAATAATCGATCTCCTGATCGATATTTTCGGGGACGACATCAGGCACAGCCTTGGGTGCACTGCCCCTGGGTGAACCACCCTTCATCTAGCAATCCCTTCTCTCAGTTGGTCAAAGGTGACGCTGCCAAGATAATCCATCAGTTTCACCTGGGCATTCTTCCAGACATTCTTCATCGTGCAAAGATGCTCGTGGAGACAATCGCATTTCTCTCCCAGACACTCATTCATGACGAGAGGCCCTTCAATCGCCTCAAGAACCTCCAGAAAACTGATCTGCGCCGGTTGTCGGGAAAGACGATACCCCCCCTTCGAACCGTACACAGAGACCACAACCCCCTTCCGCACCAGTTTCGGCATGATCCTCACCAAAAATTTCGGGGGGATCTCCTGTTTTTTGGAGATCTCCGCCGCCGATACCGTCCGACCAGCCGTCGTGGCCAGATAAACGACCGCGCGAAGCCCGTAATCCCCTTCCCTGGTAACTCTCATAGGAGGCTCCCTTTCTTTTTAAGAGGTTCCGATACTATGAAATAAAAAGCTCGGCTGTCAACCGACTAGAAAGCGTTGACTTTGTCGGCTATACTCCTTAGTAAGGGGCTTCCATGTCTTCATTGGACGGATTGATTTCAAAGGCCAAAAAGGAGACCCAAGAACTCTCCCCCGACGAGGTCCAGGACAAGAAGCGGGAAAACCCGAAAATTGTTTTGATCGACGTTCGTGAGGCGGAGGAGGTTGAAGCGGGGTTGGTGCCGGGGGCGGTCACGATCCCTCGCGGTTTTCTGGAGTTGCAGATCGAGGAGGAGGTCCCTGACCGGTCAACCGAGATCGTCTGTTACTGCGCTGGCGGCATTCGATCGGCGCTCGCGGCAAAAACACTGCAGGAGATGGGGTATAAAAAAGTCTACTCGATGGCCGGCGGTTTTACCCGCTGGAAAAACTCCGGTCTCCCGGTTGCCAGGAAAAAGGGGCTGACACCGGCTCAAAGTAGCCGCTACTCGCGACATACGCTCCTTCCCGAGGTCGGCGAAGAAGGCCAGGTCAAGCTCCTCGAATCGAAGGTCCTTTTGATCGGTGCCGGAGGGCTCGGTTGCCCGACGGCCATCTACCTTGCCGCCGCCGGAGTCGGGACGCTGGGGATCATCGACTTTGACGACGTCGACCTGACGAATCTTCAGCGACAGATCCTCCATACGGAAGAAGAGGTCGGCAGACCGAAGGTGGAATCGGCCAAAAAGAGGATCGCCGGTATTAATTCAGAAACCAGGGTGATCCCTTACCGTGAAAAGTTGTCCCGTGACAATGTGATGAAGATTATCGCCGACTACGACATCATCGTGAACGGCTGTGATAATTTCCCGACCCGTTACCTCTTGAACGACGCCTGCGTCTTTGCCAAAAAACCGATGGTCGATGGCTCCATTTTTCGCTTTGAAGGACAGGTAACCATCTTTAGCCCTGGTCAAGGCCCTTGCTATCGCTGCCTCTACCCGGAACCGCCGCCGCCCGACATGGCCCCATCGTGTGCCGAGGGAGGGGTATTGGGGGTCCTCTGCGGAATCATCGGTTCCATTCAAGGGATTGAAACGATCAAGTTATTGCTC includes:
- the aroF gene encoding 3-deoxy-7-phosphoheptulonate synthase, with protein sequence MLIVLKKDATQAQIDEIMENLKRAGHKPDFLPGSERVAIGIRGNTGYIDESTIPPNDAVKEIIHVTKPYKLVSREWKAEDTTVKLPHGAVFGGKNQPVIIAGPCSVESEQQVEETAEFLSRLGVKAMRGGAFKPRTSPYAFQGKGVEGLKILQKGAHRHKISVVTELLHLEYFDEVVAHADMIQVGARNMQNFEMLQRLGKIKKPVLLKRGMAATIEEFLLAAEYILAGGNQQVVLCERGIRTFETATRNTLDLNAVAYIKEVSHLPIIVDPSHGTGKSSLVPPLSRAAIAVGADGIIVEVHKEPAKALSDGYQSLNFRQFEELVASLRSVPA
- the hemC gene encoding hydroxymethylbilane synthase yields the protein MLETSSVAFRPLIIGTRGSPLALWQAHFVQKGLQAKHLGLKISIRAIKTSGDKLKKASLAKIGGKGLFIKEIEEALLAGKIDLAVHSMKDLPIDLPDELQIFGVLKREDPRDVFVSKKYDSILGLPRRSVIGTGSLRRQAQLKNFRPDFKIVPVRGNVETRLRKIGKGGCDAMILAAAGLIRLGFTAKIREYLPTTLMIPAVGQGVIGIEGRVGDPEAESLARSLNDPVTEACLLAERSFLKELGGDCQSPIAGYAEPNGLAMELTGLVASPDGRELIRDQVTGFVKDPVSLGRQMGRSLLAKGAKEILKSCRDEEE
- the cobA gene encoding uroporphyrinogen-III C-methyltransferase, coding for MKKNKGKVCLVGAGPGDPGLITVKGLECLKKAAVVVYDHLANRSLLQNVPPLAKMVYVGKKGAFHSQSQEGINALLVREARRGKIVVRLKGGDPFVFGRGGEEAEALAEAGVPFEVVPGVTSAIAVPAYAGIPVTHRDFVSDVAFVTGHEKDEQGASPPDWKALARIGTVVFLMGWRNLAEIARKLVGAGRDPKTPTAVVEWGTLSRQRVVVGTLASIAGEVFRAKIKPPTVIIVGSVVNLRRKINWFEKKPLFGRRILVTRPRSQAGELSRLLSAEGADVVEFPAIEIRPPKNFKALDKAIRNIRRFDWVLWTSVNGVQAFFDRWVHLKKDIRDLAGIRFAAVGPATAKAIEKFHLKVSAVAEEYRAEGLLRAMSRHPLKGKTVLVARAEVARVLLPEKLKKMGARVTEVAAYRMKFPVHRRRELVQLMTKPPIDCLTFASSATVENFSRLLGKSHFHLAKSIPVASIGPLTTRTVRKAGFSRIIQPRQATIPHLASAILDKLKKQTRMD
- a CDS encoding SDR family oxidoreductase, with amino-acid sequence MFKEPFLKGEVVIITGGGTGLGRSMGLRFAELGASLVLTSRKKENLEKAGAEMKQRGARFGHAPQVLTIPCDIRKPEEVEAMVEKTMKEMGRIDVLINNAAGNFLCPTEMLSYNAFNAVVGIVLHGSFNCTLAAGRKMIESGRGGRILSIVTTYVWTGSAYVVPSACGKAGVAAMTQSLAVEWARYKIRLNAIAPGPFHTEGAWKNLVPPGVEEKMLQRIPLRRLGRHEELADLAAYLISPYAAYINGEIVTIDGGEWLQGAGQFNWASQLTPEDWQAMTSRK
- a CDS encoding enoyl-CoA hydratase/isomerase family protein — translated: MDQTNAVLYQRKGTVAEITLNRPESLNAMNLALIEGLFQAVKKAEEEKGLRLVVLKGSGRCFCAGGDIKFFRSQLESETPVNKEMPDRLHTMIEKLRALPLPVLASIHGSAGGAGTSLALACDLVVCADDVKFNLAYCRIGLSPDGGSTYFLPRHVGLKKAMEIFLASQNLTAQEALALGLINKIVPAADLQKTTETIAEIISLGATEAFARTKKLLNASFHNSLHNQLSLESEMIVESARTHDFREGVTAFLEKRMPEFKGN
- a CDS encoding aminotransferase class I/II-fold pyridoxal phosphate-dependent enzyme, translating into MAREKKDLSDLANYKKSTHLIHGKFHTDKWEYKHHVIPPITSSAAFRLDTSQRGAKGFFEFACDHLHKKREVPIYIYDRLDEPTRGLLEENLAYAEGSEIAVTFSSGMAAVSAACCILLKAGDEVLAHEILYGCTYSLLTNWLPRFGIKTRFANLTKDSFEKRITPKTRVVYFETPINPNLQLIDIRKIREVINRANAKRDERERISMVIDNTFATPFCQRPLEMGADIVVHSLTKDIGGFGTDMGGAVMTSEKYESPLFLFRKDFGAVISPKSAWPILVYGLPTLQLRMKKQEETALKIASFLENHPKVARVSYPGLKSFPQYKLAQRQMTDYEGRFAPGSMIYFVLKEKGDSPKGGSPKGGSPTKGGNEAAEKFIDHVARKAYTITLAVSLGQIRTLIENPFSMTHSALPEKEKTKKGIEPGGIRLSIGLEDADDLVLDLKKALTVC